One Cryptomeria japonica chromosome 9, Sugi_1.0, whole genome shotgun sequence genomic window carries:
- the LOC131043737 gene encoding uncharacterized protein LOC131043737, whose amino-acid sequence MGWIKINVDGVANGNPRSVGCGGLARNHMGLLVSAVALPQGTQSNHFAEANATHIGLHMAKREGFCKVWLECALLNTINCLNGCTDPRWTIATLIKDCRDIINELKKFKILHVFREGNKATDLQANMVVGYVAAKWWSSRDSLPKNLWELACDDSTQFQ is encoded by the coding sequence atgggatggatcaaaatcaatgtggatggggtgGCTAATGGAAATCCAAGGTCAGTTGGGTGCGGGGGACTGGCTAGGAATCATATGGGTCTGCTAGTTTCCGCAGTGGCGCTCCCTCAAGGCACCCAGTCTAACCACTTTGCAGAGGCCAATGCtacccacattgggttacacatggctaaaagagaaggcttttGTAAGGTCTGGCTGGAGTGTGCCTTACTAAACACTATCAATTGTCTGAATGGGTGTACGGATCCTAGATGGACGATTGCTACTCTGATCAAGGATTGTCGAGATATAATAAATgagttgaaaaaattcaaaattttgcacgtATTTAGGGAAGGCAACAAAGCTACGGATCTACAGGCCAATATGGTGGTGGGCTATGTGGCAGCTAAATGGTGGAGCAGTAGGGATTCATTACCAAAAAACTTGTGGGAGCTGGCTTGTGATGATTCCACCCAGTTTCAATAA